The following are from one region of the Chitinivibrionales bacterium genome:
- a CDS encoding cysteine desulfurase family protein: protein MEKTLIYLDHNATTPVLPEVRDVMNEAMKDFWGNPSSLHSVGQKAFAKLENARARFAELIGASPKEVFFTSGGTEADNLAVLGFMERFPGRELVISSVEHPAVFDAANYLAGKGYEVKQVSVDEHGIIKMNDLEESLNEKTALVSIIFAHNEIGTIQPIQEIGEILAKKKIAFHSDAVQAFGKIPLDVSKGRLSLLSVSSHKIYGPKGCGALYIRSGLKIAPRTHGGNQERHIRTGTENLPAILGFVKAAEIACGAMENEAKRLYDLTEIMYKEICARIENVIRNGHPQNRIPGTLNLCFPGAETESLLASLDQDGICVSGGAACSSGSIGPSRTLLALGRRKAEAVSAIRFSLGRENTKQNILTAVDALVKAVKRIRAVNK from the coding sequence ATGGAAAAAACACTTATTTATCTCGACCACAACGCCACGACGCCGGTGCTTCCTGAAGTCCGGGATGTCATGAATGAGGCGATGAAAGATTTTTGGGGTAATCCATCGTCGCTCCATTCGGTCGGCCAAAAAGCTTTTGCCAAACTCGAAAATGCCCGCGCGCGTTTTGCGGAACTTATCGGTGCTTCTCCCAAAGAAGTTTTTTTTACCTCGGGAGGCACCGAGGCGGACAATCTGGCCGTTTTAGGATTTATGGAAAGGTTCCCCGGCCGGGAATTAGTTATTTCATCCGTGGAGCACCCTGCGGTTTTTGATGCCGCCAATTATTTGGCCGGTAAAGGCTATGAAGTCAAACAAGTCTCCGTTGACGAGCATGGCATCATCAAAATGAACGACTTGGAAGAATCCCTAAATGAAAAAACCGCGCTGGTATCAATAATTTTTGCCCACAACGAGATAGGAACCATACAGCCGATTCAAGAAATCGGTGAAATACTGGCAAAAAAGAAAATTGCTTTTCACAGCGACGCCGTACAGGCTTTTGGAAAAATACCCCTTGATGTCAGTAAAGGGCGGCTGTCGTTACTGTCGGTTTCTTCGCATAAGATATACGGTCCCAAAGGCTGCGGGGCGCTCTATATCAGGAGCGGACTGAAAATCGCCCCGAGAACGCACGGCGGAAACCAGGAACGGCACATCAGGACCGGCACCGAAAACCTTCCGGCGATACTCGGATTTGTCAAGGCCGCGGAAATCGCCTGCGGCGCCATGGAAAATGAAGCAAAACGCCTGTATGATCTGACGGAAATAATGTATAAGGAGATTTGCGCAAGGATAGAAAATGTCATCAGAAACGGCCATCCGCAAAACAGGATTCCCGGCACGTTGAACCTTTGTTTTCCTGGTGCCGAGACTGAATCGCTCCTTGCATCGCTGGACCAAGATGGCATTTGCGTATCGGGGGGCGCAGCCTGCTCTTCCGGATCAATCGGTCCATCCCGGACACTGCTCGCCCTCGGAAGAAGAAAGGCCGAAGCGGTCAGCGCGATCAGGTTTTCGCTTGGCAGAGAGAATACAAAACAGAACATTCTCACCGCAGTTGACGCTTTAGTAAAAGCGGTGAAAAGAATACGAGCGGTAAATAAGTAA
- a CDS encoding iron ABC transporter permease: MISKSSLVQLFLLFIATVFVLLTAPFVGMDFIAPGNLFKDDLQTAIFFSLRVPRVLAAFLAGSGLALCGLVFQAMFRNPLADPFTLGIASGSSCGAAAIILAGISGTVFGIPLITFGAFAGAAISMACVYLLSSVRRTSSGVTMLLAGIAISFLFSSILMFMQYISSLRDSFHIVRWLMGGIEITGYNQIYSMLPFLAGGIFILIFKLPELDHLLVGEDLAKSRGVRVSRTKNLLLLAATLIVGSIVSVCGPIGFVGLMTPHICRMIFKTRHTILGPATFLSGGIFLVLCDAAARVVIAPAEMPVGVITALLGGPFFLWLLFIKKAGGTAPE, translated from the coding sequence ATGATATCAAAATCAAGCCTTGTCCAATTATTTCTCCTTTTTATCGCGACTGTTTTTGTGCTTTTGACCGCTCCCTTCGTGGGCATGGACTTTATTGCGCCCGGCAACTTGTTCAAGGATGACCTGCAGACCGCGATTTTCTTTTCACTGCGCGTGCCGCGCGTGCTTGCGGCGTTTCTTGCGGGTTCGGGACTTGCCTTATGCGGCTTGGTGTTCCAGGCAATGTTCCGTAATCCTCTTGCAGACCCGTTCACGCTCGGCATAGCGAGCGGTTCCTCGTGCGGGGCGGCGGCCATAATTCTTGCAGGCATCAGCGGCACGGTTTTCGGGATACCCCTTATTACATTCGGTGCGTTTGCAGGCGCTGCGATTTCAATGGCATGCGTCTATTTGCTTTCATCAGTGCGTCGCACCTCTTCGGGTGTCACCATGCTTCTCGCCGGCATCGCCATCAGTTTTCTTTTTTCCAGCATTCTCATGTTCATGCAATACATTAGCTCTTTGCGCGATTCGTTTCATATCGTGCGCTGGCTCATGGGCGGCATCGAAATCACGGGGTACAATCAAATTTATTCAATGCTTCCCTTTCTTGCGGGCGGCATTTTCATTCTGATTTTCAAGCTTCCTGAACTTGACCACCTGCTCGTCGGTGAGGATTTGGCCAAAAGCAGGGGAGTGAGGGTCTCGCGTACAAAAAACCTGCTTCTGCTCGCGGCCACCCTTATTGTCGGCAGCATTGTATCGGTGTGCGGACCCATCGGGTTTGTCGGCCTCATGACGCCGCACATCTGCAGAATGATTTTTAAAACACGGCATACGATCCTCGGCCCCGCAACATTTTTGAGCGGAGGGATATTTCTTGTTCTCTGCGACGCGGCTGCGCGCGTGGTGATCGCTCCGGCGGAAATGCCGGTGGGTGTGATAACCGCATTGCTTGGCGGTCCGTTTTTTCTTTGGCTGCTTTTTATTAAAAAGGCCGGAGGAACCGCGCCGGAGTGA
- a CDS encoding ABC transporter ATP-binding protein — MAPMIQIKDLSFSYRDKSVLKDISMSIYGGETWSIIGKNGAGKSTLVKCMAGLLPVTQECVFINGKDITRLKPRDVAKEIAYVPQAATPGFAPYTVFDFVMLGRFPYQGLMAIPRQDDRRIVRDALRLADMEHLESRQLFSLSGGELQRAFLAGAVAQQSKILLLDEPSSFLDPLHQELMHQSLKRIHDEYGTVIITITHDANSAISQYDNIAALNEGRLFFAGTTSDFKIRCPSILEEIFSIRFERAQCVSSQRSIIVPGEMA; from the coding sequence ATGGCTCCCATGATACAAATAAAAGACCTGAGTTTTTCCTACCGGGACAAATCCGTGCTTAAAGACATATCCATGTCGATTTACGGCGGAGAAACCTGGTCGATCATAGGAAAAAACGGCGCGGGAAAATCAACGCTGGTAAAATGCATGGCGGGTTTACTGCCGGTAACGCAGGAATGCGTCTTTATCAATGGAAAGGATATTACCCGGCTCAAGCCGCGGGACGTGGCGAAGGAGATCGCTTATGTGCCGCAGGCCGCGACGCCGGGATTTGCCCCTTACACTGTTTTTGATTTTGTCATGCTCGGCCGTTTCCCGTATCAGGGACTGATGGCCATTCCGCGCCAGGACGACCGACGGATCGTTCGCGATGCTCTTCGCCTCGCCGACATGGAACATCTGGAATCGAGGCAGCTTTTCTCGCTGTCGGGAGGCGAACTGCAAAGGGCATTTCTTGCCGGCGCGGTTGCGCAGCAAAGTAAAATCCTTTTACTTGACGAACCGTCATCATTTCTTGATCCGCTCCATCAGGAGCTCATGCACCAGTCCCTGAAAAGAATTCACGATGAATACGGCACGGTCATCATCACCATAACCCATGACGCAAATAGCGCCATCTCGCAATACGACAACATTGCGGCCCTCAATGAGGGGCGCTTATTTTTTGCCGGCACCACCAGCGATTTTAAAATAAGGTGTCCATCCATTCTCGAAGAAATTTTTTCCATACGTTTTGAAAGGGCGCAATGTGTTTCTTCACAGCGAAGCATCATTGTGCCGGGAGAAATGGCATGA